A segment of the Burkholderia sp. PAMC 26561 genome:
CCGTCGCACTTCTCAAGCGCTTCGGTGCTGTCCCAGTGCCACGGCGCGGCGTTGATCACGACTTTCGCGCTGCGCGCGCGAGCCAGATCGGCGACCGCGTTGGTGCTGGCAAGAGACAGGTTGCCTTGCATCAGCACGTAGTCTCCCGCTTGAACGTCTGATAGAGACGCCGTGAGACGTTCCGCGCTGCTCGCCTGCGTGCAACCGATCGTGGTGATGATCGAGTTCTCGCCGTCGGCGGTCACCGTGAGGATCGAGACATCCGTATCACAAGACAATTTGATCAGACGCAGATCGTCGAACGCTTCTCGAAGCAGCGCGTTCTCGATCTCGATGCCGGCAGCATCACCGCCTATTGCCGAGACGAACACGACCTTCGCGCCCGAACGCTGCGCCGCCACCGCCTGATTCAGCCCCTTTCCACCGGGTGCGCGAGCGATCGATTGCGCCAGAACCGACTCGCCCGGGCGCGGTGCGCGCCGGACATTGAGCGTCACATCCGACACTGCATTGCCCACCACGAACACACGTTTCATGAACGGGCCTTGTTTGCAGCGGCCATGAATTCATGCACGCGATCTCGATCGACGTCGTTCCACCACAGCCCGTCTTTCTTGAGGAAGCTCGCAACGATGACGGCATCGGCAATGGAAAACATGTCGCCAATGTTCGCCGGCGTGACGCCCGATCCAACGACCACGGGCAGCGACGTTCCCTTGCCGATAGCCGCGAGTTCATCGAGTTGCGCGGAGTCGCCCGTTCGCTGGCCCGTCGCCACGGCTGCGTCGGCATCGAAGAATTCCACGTCGCGAGCGAGTTCGGGGATCGAGCGGTCGCCCGTGATGGCGTGCGCGCCGTGCTTCACGTGGACGTCGGCGAAGATCTTGATGTCCCTTGCATGCAGCCACGAGCGGTAACGTGTCGCCTGCGCGGCGGGACCCTCGACAATGCCCTCATTGGCCACGTATGCGTTCGCCCACTGGTTCACACGAATGAACGACGCCGACGCCGCCTTGGCAATTGCAAGCGCCTGGATTGCGCCGTTCGCGAGCACGTTGATGCCGACAGGGCATTTCACCGTGCGTTTGACGGCTTCGGTAATCATGGTCATTGCCGCAACCGTTTCCGGGCCGATACTGTCCGGCTTGCTGAACGGAATATCGCCGTGGTTCTCGACCATCAGTCCGTCGACGCCACCTTCCACGAGCAGACGCGCTTCGTTGCATGAGAAGGCGATGATGTCCTCCATCCGCTCTCCGTCGTAGCGCGCGGAGCCGGGCAGCGGAAGACAATGAAGCATGCCGATGACCGCTTTCTTGCGGCCGAACAGCGTGGCGATGGCATTGGGTTTTTCATTCAAAACGAGCTTGTGCGACATACATGTATCCCTGGTTGACGACTATTCGTACGCGGCGCTGTGGAAGCCGATTTCAAGCGAAAGGGCTTTGGAGAAGATCTCGTTTGCACGCCCGAAATCGAACTTGGCGGCAGGGAGGGTGTCGATCTCGTTCTTGAGCCACGCGGCTTGATTGAGGAAGGCGATGTCGGTGTGCAGCAGGACCCAGGCCCTGACGTTTGGATCCGCGATGTGAGCGCGCGCCGCCGCTTGGCACCACTCGGCGTACATCCACTCGGCGCACATCATCGCGACGACGACGTCGTGGTAAGACCCGTTTGCCGCGATCTCGAGCATGCCGGAGTTGAATGCAACAACGCGGGCGGGCAGGGTATCGAGGTCCGAAACAGGACGCACATCCAGTGCGTCGAACACGGCTTCGAAATAAGGAATCTGCTCAGTCGATAAAGCGTGCAGCACGCCCGAAAGCCAACGCTTCCTGCCGAGATCCGGCGCCTTGACGAGCGCGTAGCCAAAGATCGTGATGGCGGTTTCGACAAACAAATGTTCGTATCGAAGATAGTTGTGAAACACGTTTTTTGCAAGCGAATCGTTCTTGATGTCTTCGACGAACGCATGCGCCTGCATCTCGTTCCAAAGGGCCAGGTTCTTTTCTCGCAACTGGTTTGAATGGGATTGAAGCTCCATCATTTCTTTCCTTTTTTTGCCGTGCGCAGTTTGCTGAAGACGCGCGTGTTCGACCAGATTGCAAGAAGGATGATCACCCCTGTCACGATCTGGGTAAAGAAGGGCGATACATGCAAGAGGATCAGTCCGTTTCCAAGCGTTGCGATTGTCAGTGCGCCGAGGACCGTGCCGACCACCGTCGCGCGTCCGCCCATCAGCGAAGTGCCGCCCAGCACCACCGCCGCGATGACATCGAGTTCGAATCCGGATGCCGCATTCGAGGAGCCCGATCCCAAACGCGACGCGAGCATCAGCCCCGCTATAGCGGACGCAGCGCCGGAGATCACGAATACCGATGCCTTGATGCGCAGCGCCGGCATGCCGGAGCGGCGTGCCGCCTCGGCGTTCGAACCGACGGCAATGACCTGGCGGCCGTACCGCGTACGGTTGATCGTGATGTAGCCAATCAAGGCCGCAATAATCGCGATGATGGCCGGCACCGGAATGCCCGCGAGCGCGCCGGCTCCGAAGAAGTCAAAGCCCGTTCCTGATTCAATGGGTATCGAGAATCCCTGAGTGGAATACAGCGCGATGCCGCGCAACGTGGAAAGCCCGGCAAGCGTGACGATGAATGACGGGATCGCCTGGCTCGCAGAAAACCAGCCCTGCACGAGACCAATGACTGCGCCCAGCAGTATCGTCACAAGAATAGCGACAGGCCACGAGAGACCGGCTTGCATCAGGATCGCAGCGAGCGAATTCGTCAATGCGACAACTGAGCCCAC
Coding sequences within it:
- a CDS encoding TenA family protein; this encodes MMELQSHSNQLREKNLALWNEMQAHAFVEDIKNDSLAKNVFHNYLRYEHLFVETAITIFGYALVKAPDLGRKRWLSGVLHALSTEQIPYFEAVFDALDVRPVSDLDTLPARVVAFNSGMLEIAANGSYHDVVVAMMCAEWMYAEWCQAAARAHIADPNVRAWVLLHTDIAFLNQAAWLKNEIDTLPAAKFDFGRANEIFSKALSLEIGFHSAAYE
- a CDS encoding ribokinase; its protein translation is MKRVFVVGNAVSDVTLNVRRAPRPGESVLAQSIARAPGGKGLNQAVAAQRSGAKVVFVSAIGGDAAGIEIENALLREAFDDLRLIKLSCDTDVSILTVTADGENSIITTIGCTQASSAERLTASLSDVQAGDYVLMQGNLSLASTNAVADLARARSAKVVINAAPWHWDSTEALEKCDGVIANEGEILDIAKGVDVKDSAAWLQAKVPAWVIVTLGAEGCLLSTHEGASNFAARPVKASDTSGAGDVFSGVLVGSLARGASLDDAIQAGQRAAALTVGRTGTFSAIPSVEEMQDIVR
- a CDS encoding ABC transporter permease; its protein translation is MSTSIYTEREKGSKYRDMLLAHAQVASIAVFFIACCILFSAATPTFLTTANLLNILRQLAPMLVVAIAMTFVIATGGIDLSVGSVVALTNSLAAILMQAGLSWPVAILVTILLGAVIGLVQGWFSASQAIPSFIVTLAGLSTLRGIALYSTQGFSIPIESGTGFDFFGAGALAGIPVPAIIAIIAALIGYITINRTRYGRQVIAVGSNAEAARRSGMPALRIKASVFVISGAASAIAGLMLASRLGSGSSNAASGFELDVIAAVVLGGTSLMGGRATVVGTVLGALTIATLGNGLILLHVSPFFTQIVTGVIILLAIWSNTRVFSKLRTAKKGKK
- a CDS encoding BtpA/SgcQ family protein; this encodes MSHKLVLNEKPNAIATLFGRKKAVIGMLHCLPLPGSARYDGERMEDIIAFSCNEARLLVEGGVDGLMVENHGDIPFSKPDSIGPETVAAMTMITEAVKRTVKCPVGINVLANGAIQALAIAKAASASFIRVNQWANAYVANEGIVEGPAAQATRYRSWLHARDIKIFADVHVKHGAHAITGDRSIPELARDVEFFDADAAVATGQRTGDSAQLDELAAIGKGTSLPVVVGSGVTPANIGDMFSIADAVIVASFLKKDGLWWNDVDRDRVHEFMAAANKARS